The following proteins are co-located in the Blattabacterium sp. (Blatta orientalis) str. Tarazona genome:
- the ccoS gene encoding cbb3-type cytochrome oxidase assembly protein CcoS, with translation MDILIIMILSSLFLGGIFLIIFLISLYSGQFDDYESPRIRILIDDTYKEKK, from the coding sequence ATGGATATATTAATTATTATGATATTGTCTAGTCTTTTTTTAGGAGGAATTTTTCTTATAATTTTTTTAATAAGTCTTTATTCTGGTCAGTTTGATGATTATGAATCTCCTAGAATTAGAATTTTAATAGATGATACTTATAAAGAAAAAAAATAA
- a CDS encoding FixH family protein produces the protein MKIKFSWETGIVLSLVTFIIFITYIAFFFPHVGSQLVSDKYYEEEMKYQEIINEKKNVLKLPKKIKIFILSSGIKIIFPPILDNIHGFFTLFRSSSKDLDVTRSFKMLKSSSKILFIPKNLLKKGHYKLIIRWKSCEKRFFFEKDLFWLS, from the coding sequence ATGAAAATAAAATTCAGTTGGGAAACAGGAATTGTATTATCTTTGGTTACTTTTATAATTTTCATCACTTATATTGCGTTTTTTTTTCCTCATGTAGGAAGTCAACTTGTATCAGATAAGTATTATGAAGAAGAAATGAAATATCAAGAAATTATAAATGAAAAGAAAAATGTATTAAAACTTCCTAAGAAAATTAAGATTTTCATCTTATCTTCTGGAATTAAAATTATATTTCCACCAATTTTAGATAATATTCATGGTTTTTTTACTTTATTCCGATCTTCGTCTAAAGATTTAGATGTGACCAGGTCTTTTAAGATGTTGAAATCTTCAAGTAAGATATTATTTATTCCAAAAAACCTTTTGAAAAAAGGACATTACAAACTTATAATTAGATGGAAATCTTGTGAAAAAAGATTCTTTTTTGAGAAAGATTTATTTTGGTTATCATAA
- the gcvH gene encoding glycine cleavage system protein GcvH yields the protein MNPNNLKYSKNHEWIGLEVNKEKTYIGITHFAQKELGDIIYLDIDETVVGTEIQEGKVFGTIEAVKTVSDLFMPVSGKILEINKVLFSKPEHINKNPYEEGWILQIKILDKKEYDRLMSFEEYKKYIGE from the coding sequence ATGAATCCTAATAATTTAAAGTATAGCAAAAATCATGAATGGATAGGCTTAGAGGTTAATAAAGAAAAAACCTATATTGGAATTACTCATTTTGCCCAAAAGGAATTAGGAGATATTATCTACCTAGATATAGATGAGACTGTTGTAGGAACGGAAATTCAAGAAGGAAAGGTTTTTGGAACCATAGAAGCTGTTAAAACAGTGTCAGATTTATTTATGCCTGTTTCCGGAAAAATACTAGAAATTAATAAAGTTTTATTCTCAAAACCAGAGCATATAAATAAAAATCCTTATGAAGAAGGCTGGATTCTTCAAATAAAAATTTTGGATAAGAAAGAATATGATCGGTTAATGTCTTTCGAAGAATACAAAAAATATATAGGAGAATAA
- a CDS encoding cation-translocating P-type ATPase, giving the protein MKKTENFYFLDDEKIEEKIIDFKDKNITSVRFFIPSIYCSSCISVLENLSNHHKYILESTVDFSNKKVGIIFKNKRLKLSELAVFLEKIGYKPSINSESIEDNQKKIFDRKLIGKLAVSFFCFGNIMLLALPEYVGAYEDIWFLENRNFFRYLMGILSFPVVLFSLMDHVKYALLGLKKHIFNMDIPITIGIVVLFLWSCYEVFLDLGSGYFDSLAGFSFFLLLSRMFQIHTHRKILSFDKNYKSFYPIYVSRICNNKEEKILLSSLKKGDVIAIRNEEIIPADSILIKGIASLDNSFITGESHLINKKIGERIYAGSKQKGEIIYLKIIKNIDQSYLSLLWNKKKFHHKKLLHLNSISNRFSQYFTPIILIISIITGIYWSFINVSKVFQTTFSVLIITCPCALVLSSPLIFGNIIRFFSKKGFYVKDIFTMERISTISTLIFDKTGTITDPNKEKVFFIGKKLRHKEKKIIASLLRNSNHPLSKKIFTELSIKEYYSVNNFQEIIGQGMQGVIQNVSVKIGSQKYLGITINNCKETTVVVSINEKFFGYFLFRNFYRKGIKKIFKNLKKYEIVILSGDNNELEKKYLESILQKSSKILFNQSPEEKFNYVKKIQRNGKQVMMIGDGINDYAALNQSEVGVAISENPSNFFPSCDAFIQSNYLDKIFLFLKISKIATRLVIVNFMISLFYNSIGIIFAVTGHLKPFIAAILMPLSSLSVIIFSILSTWMVSRRFLS; this is encoded by the coding sequence ATGAAAAAAACGGAAAATTTTTATTTTCTTGATGATGAAAAAATAGAAGAAAAAATAATTGACTTTAAAGATAAAAATATTACTTCTGTTCGTTTTTTCATCCCTTCCATTTATTGTAGTTCGTGTATTTCTGTTTTGGAAAATCTATCTAATCATCATAAATATATTCTTGAATCTACTGTAGATTTTTCTAATAAAAAAGTTGGAATAATATTCAAAAATAAAAGACTGAAATTAAGCGAATTAGCTGTTTTCCTTGAAAAAATTGGTTATAAACCATCTATCAATTCTGAATCTATCGAAGATAACCAGAAAAAAATATTTGACAGAAAATTGATAGGGAAATTAGCTGTTTCTTTTTTTTGTTTTGGAAACATTATGCTTTTAGCTCTTCCAGAATATGTAGGAGCTTATGAAGATATATGGTTTTTAGAAAACCGTAATTTTTTCCGTTATTTAATGGGAATTCTTTCTTTTCCGGTAGTTTTATTTTCTCTTATGGATCATGTAAAATATGCTCTTTTAGGATTAAAAAAACACATCTTTAATATGGATATCCCTATTACTATAGGAATAGTAGTTCTTTTTTTATGGAGTTGTTATGAAGTTTTTTTAGATCTAGGATCTGGATATTTTGATAGTCTTGCTGGTTTTTCTTTTTTTTTACTTCTTAGTAGAATGTTTCAAATTCATACTCATAGAAAAATTCTATCTTTTGACAAAAATTACAAATCTTTTTATCCTATTTACGTATCAAGAATTTGCAATAATAAAGAAGAAAAAATTTTACTATCCTCTTTAAAAAAAGGGGATGTCATTGCAATCCGAAACGAAGAAATTATTCCTGCAGATTCTATTCTAATAAAAGGAATAGCTTCATTAGATAATAGTTTTATCACAGGAGAATCTCATTTAATTAATAAAAAAATTGGAGAACGCATTTATGCTGGATCTAAACAAAAAGGAGAGATTATTTATTTAAAAATAATTAAAAATATAGATCAAAGTTATTTGAGTTTATTATGGAACAAAAAAAAATTCCATCATAAAAAATTACTTCATCTAAATTCCATATCTAATAGATTTAGCCAATATTTCACTCCTATTATTTTAATTATTTCTATCATAACAGGAATATATTGGTCTTTTATTAATGTATCAAAAGTTTTTCAAACTACTTTTTCCGTATTGATTATCACTTGTCCTTGTGCTTTAGTTCTTTCAAGTCCATTGATTTTTGGAAACATTATCCGATTTTTTTCTAAAAAGGGATTTTATGTAAAAGATATTTTTACCATGGAAAGAATTTCTACAATAAGTACTTTAATTTTTGACAAAACAGGAACTATTACGGATCCTAATAAAGAAAAAGTTTTTTTTATCGGAAAAAAGCTTAGACATAAAGAAAAAAAAATTATAGCCTCTTTATTAAGAAATTCAAATCATCCTTTAAGTAAAAAAATTTTTACAGAGTTATCTATAAAAGAATATTACTCTGTAAATAATTTTCAGGAAATTATAGGTCAGGGAATGCAAGGGGTCATTCAAAATGTTTCAGTAAAAATTGGATCCCAAAAATATTTAGGGATCACAATAAACAATTGTAAAGAGACAACAGTGGTTGTTTCTATAAACGAAAAATTTTTCGGTTATTTTTTATTTAGAAACTTTTATCGTAAGGGAATAAAAAAGATTTTCAAAAATCTGAAAAAATATGAAATTGTTATTTTATCCGGAGATAATAATGAATTAGAAAAAAAATATTTAGAATCTATTTTGCAAAAATCCAGTAAAATTCTTTTTAATCAAAGTCCAGAAGAAAAATTTAATTATGTAAAAAAAATCCAAAGAAATGGAAAACAGGTAATGATGATTGGAGACGGAATCAATGATTATGCTGCATTAAATCAAAGTGAAGTGGGCGTTGCTATTTCAGAAAATCCAAGCAATTTTTTTCCTAGTTGTGATGCTTTTATTCAATCCAATTATTTGGATAAAATTTTTTTGTTTTTAAAAATATCAAAAATAGCTACTAGATTAGTAATTGTTAACTTTATGATTAGTTTGTTTTACAATAGCATAGGAATCATCTTTGCGGTTACCGGTCATTTAAAACCTTTCATCGCTGCTATTTTAATGCCTTTAAGTTCTTTATCAGTTATTATCTTTTCCATCTTATCTACTTGGATGGTTTCGCGTAGATTTCTATCTTAG
- the ccoN gene encoding cytochrome-c oxidase, cbb3-type subunit I, with product MKIETNYYNNRIVKAFLYATVFWAIVGFFAGLFIALLLFYPELPEFLLGSKLKNSQGVIGFGRWRMLHTNTAVFAFVGNVIFTGSYYSLQRLLKTRIFSDLLSWIHFWGWQLFIFFTWITFLFGINTSKEYAEHEWPIDIWIFCIWIIYGINMIGSILKRKIQHLYVSIWFFLGTWVAVAMLHLFNNLELPIDLLSFKSYSIYAGVQDALMQWWYGHNAVAFILTTPILGLMYYFVPKASNQPIFSYKLSIIHFWSLIFIYIWAGPHHLMYTSLPNWAQMLGTIFSIMLIAPSWGGMLNGLLTLRGDWKKVKRDPVLKFFLVGIICYGMATFEGPMLATKTLNSIGHFTDWIIAHVHLGTLGWNGFMAFGIIYWLTQKLWNTKLYSISLANIHFWLGMLGIILYIFPLYFGSVLQAEMWKKFNPDGTLAYKNFLDTVISIIPFYKIRFIGGMIYFIGFIMMIYNLYKTIKKGYFVNDEAFQGVLFSDKKIEKKEKFHSWLEQKPIQFTILSFIAVAIGGFIEIIPTLVIKSNVPTISSVKPYKALELEGRDLFVREGCNACHSAQVRPFRDEVVRYGEYSKAGEFVYDHPFLWGSKRTGPDLAREGGKNPNSWHFNHMDNPRSTSPGSIMPRYPWLIYNKLDRSNTEKKIKAMVKLGVPYTLEYIKNMHKDMDIQAHKIVSDIYKEYPSLKKEIERQKEKEKDKFIPLEKREIIALIAYLQRLGTDIKS from the coding sequence ATGAAAATAGAAACGAACTATTACAACAATCGTATTGTAAAAGCTTTCCTATATGCTACAGTATTTTGGGCTATTGTTGGATTTTTTGCAGGTTTGTTCATTGCACTTCTTTTATTTTATCCGGAACTTCCAGAATTTTTATTGGGAAGCAAATTAAAAAATTCTCAAGGAGTCATAGGGTTTGGTCGTTGGAGAATGTTACATACTAATACGGCTGTATTTGCTTTTGTAGGAAATGTGATTTTTACAGGTTCTTATTATTCTTTACAACGTCTACTGAAAACAAGAATTTTCAGTGATCTTCTTAGTTGGATTCATTTTTGGGGATGGCAACTCTTCATTTTTTTCACTTGGATTACTTTCTTGTTTGGAATAAATACTAGTAAAGAATACGCTGAACATGAATGGCCTATAGATATATGGATTTTTTGTATTTGGATTATTTATGGAATAAATATGATAGGAAGTATTTTAAAAAGAAAAATCCAGCATCTATATGTAAGCATTTGGTTTTTTTTGGGGACCTGGGTTGCTGTAGCTATGTTGCACCTATTTAATAATCTTGAATTACCTATTGATCTTCTTTCTTTCAAAAGTTATTCTATATATGCAGGAGTTCAGGATGCTTTAATGCAATGGTGGTATGGACATAATGCTGTAGCATTTATTTTAACTACCCCTATACTTGGATTAATGTATTATTTTGTTCCAAAAGCTTCTAATCAACCTATTTTTTCCTACAAACTTTCTATTATTCATTTTTGGTCCTTAATATTTATCTATATATGGGCTGGGCCACATCATCTCATGTATACATCTCTTCCTAATTGGGCTCAAATGTTGGGGACTATTTTTTCTATTATGCTCATTGCTCCTTCTTGGGGTGGGATGTTAAATGGATTACTTACTTTAAGAGGAGATTGGAAAAAAGTGAAAAGAGATCCTGTTTTAAAATTTTTTTTAGTAGGCATTATTTGTTATGGGATGGCTACTTTTGAAGGGCCCATGTTAGCTACTAAGACCTTAAATTCCATTGGACATTTTACAGACTGGATCATTGCTCATGTTCATTTAGGAACTTTAGGTTGGAATGGATTCATGGCTTTTGGAATAATTTATTGGTTGACACAAAAATTGTGGAATACAAAACTATATTCTATATCATTAGCCAATATTCATTTTTGGTTAGGAATGTTGGGAATCATATTATATATTTTTCCCCTGTATTTTGGATCCGTTTTACAAGCTGAAATGTGGAAAAAATTTAATCCTGATGGAACTTTAGCATATAAAAACTTTTTGGATACAGTTATATCAATTATTCCTTTTTATAAAATAAGATTTATTGGCGGGATGATCTATTTTATAGGTTTTATTATGATGATTTATAATCTATATAAGACGATAAAAAAAGGATATTTTGTTAATGATGAGGCTTTTCAAGGGGTACTTTTTTCCGATAAAAAAATAGAAAAAAAAGAAAAATTTCATAGTTGGTTAGAACAAAAACCCATACAATTTACTATTCTTTCCTTCATCGCAGTTGCTATTGGAGGATTTATAGAAATAATTCCTACTTTAGTGATAAAATCCAACGTTCCTACTATTTCTAGTGTTAAGCCTTATAAAGCTCTTGAATTAGAAGGTAGAGATTTATTTGTAAGAGAAGGTTGTAATGCTTGTCATAGTGCACAAGTTCGTCCTTTTCGAGATGAAGTCGTTCGTTATGGAGAATATTCAAAAGCTGGAGAATTTGTATACGATCATCCATTTCTATGGGGCTCTAAACGTACTGGACCTGATCTAGCTAGAGAGGGAGGAAAAAATCCTAATTCTTGGCATTTCAACCATATGGACAATCCTCGTTCTACATCTCCAGGGTCTATTATGCCTAGATACCCTTGGCTAATTTATAACAAATTAGACCGATCAAATACAGAAAAAAAAATAAAAGCTATGGTTAAGTTAGGGGTTCCATATACTTTGGAATACATAAAAAACATGCATAAAGATATGGATATTCAAGCTCATAAAATTGTATCTGATATTTATAAGGAATACCCAAGTTTAAAAAAAGAAATAGAAAGACAGAAAGAAAAAGAAAAAGATAAATTTATTCCTTTGGAAAAAAGAGAGATAATAGCACTTATTGCTTATTTACAACGTTTAGGGACAGATATTAAATCTTGA
- a CDS encoding cbb3-type cytochrome c oxidase N-terminal domain-containing protein: MRSKIPFFIMIPSVLSVIMFMFYVFLGFNNRTYIVHPVTISFFVVITILLLILDSIDNLIYRRKLKFLTEEERRKIFEENEGNYFYRLYKFIFHDPKKKSQEVKKIDHGFDGIFELDNKLPMWWVHLFYLTIVFSTIYFFSCLFTDFSNPYKEYEVAYQNQLKEIEIFEKNTPQVTVENAFFDQKFIDSGKTLFEENCATCHQSDGSGNIGPNLTDNYWINIMEKNLFKNIFSIIWYGSKNNPTMRAFGQSGEIKGNDIQKISSYVYFINKKLKKPIKNKAPQGKKILDWDK; the protein is encoded by the coding sequence ATGAGATCAAAAATTCCTTTTTTTATTATGATTCCTTCTGTTTTATCCGTTATAATGTTTATGTTCTATGTTTTTTTAGGTTTTAATAATCGAACTTACATAGTTCATCCAGTTACTATATCCTTTTTTGTTGTTATAACGATATTATTGTTGATTTTAGATTCTATTGATAATTTAATCTATCGTAGAAAACTAAAATTTCTTACAGAAGAAGAAAGACGAAAAATTTTTGAAGAAAATGAAGGAAATTATTTTTATAGACTCTATAAATTTATATTTCATGATCCTAAAAAAAAGAGTCAAGAGGTAAAAAAAATAGATCATGGATTTGATGGAATTTTTGAATTAGACAATAAATTGCCAATGTGGTGGGTTCATCTTTTTTATCTTACGATCGTTTTTTCTACAATTTATTTTTTTTCCTGTTTATTCACGGATTTTTCTAATCCTTATAAAGAATATGAAGTAGCTTATCAGAATCAACTGAAAGAAATAGAAATTTTTGAAAAAAATACGCCACAAGTAACTGTAGAAAATGCTTTTTTTGATCAAAAATTTATTGATAGCGGGAAAACCCTTTTTGAAGAAAATTGCGCTACTTGTCATCAATCGGATGGAAGTGGTAACATAGGTCCTAATTTAACAGATAATTACTGGATAAACATAATGGAAAAAAATTTATTTAAGAATATATTTTCTATTATATGGTATGGAAGCAAGAATAATCCTACTATGCGTGCTTTTGGTCAATCAGGTGAAATTAAAGGAAATGATATCCAGAAAATATCTAGTTATGTTTATTTCATAAATAAAAAACTAAAAAAGCCTATAAAAAATAAAGCTCCTCAAGGAAAAAAAATTCTAGATTGGGACAAATGA
- a CDS encoding NADP-dependent malic enzyme, translated as MRKNINSLREESLNYHSQFPSGKIQISPTKKYSSQRDLSLAYSPGVAEPCKEIAHSSREVYKYTSKGNLVAVITNGSAVLGLGNIGALASKPVMEGKSLLFKIFSGIDVFDIEIDESDPEKFIDVVKAIAPTFGGINLEDIKAPEAFEIERRLKSELNIPVMHDDQHGTAIISGAALLNAITYVGKNIQDIKMVVSGAGAAAISCTRTYKQLGVGPENILMFDSKGLLHVSRTDLNQEKKEFAVNTSWIQNLEEAIKNADVFIGLSIGGILTPKMLKSMAKDPIVFAMANPDPEIDYNLAVKIRPDVIVATGRSDYPNQVNNVLGFPYIFRGALDVQACMINDEMKLAAVHAIASLAKEPVPEQVNIVYNKKNIFFGKEYIIPKPFDNRLITRVAPAVAKAAMDSGVARNPILDWKIYKEKLLDRMGYESKMLRMIQNRARTNPKKVVFCNGEEYDVLKSVQILSEEGIVSIPIVLGNEDRIKRLIHENNLDVELIIIDPEKEENREKLEFYANILWKRRNRKGLTLYDAKIRMRTNDHFGAMMVDQGEADAVITGYSRSFSLSLRPMLEVIGRADSVHKTAGMMILLTKRGPLFLADTAVIPNPTSEELARIALMAAHVVKGFDIEPHIAMLSFQNFSSNSKTSSKVSQTVAFLHKKYPYLIVDGELQPDFALNEFLLASKFPFSKLVKKRANIFIFPNLESGNLTYKFIRGLGDIQTIGPVMLGMRKPAHVMQMQSNIEEIVNLATLSVIDAQIRKN; from the coding sequence ATGAGAAAAAACATAAATAGTCTTCGTGAAGAATCTTTAAACTATCATAGTCAATTTCCTTCTGGAAAAATTCAGATTTCTCCCACAAAAAAATATAGCAGTCAAAGAGATTTATCCCTAGCGTATTCACCAGGAGTTGCAGAGCCTTGTAAAGAAATAGCTCATTCATCTAGAGAAGTATATAAATACACCTCCAAAGGAAATCTTGTAGCTGTTATTACTAATGGAAGCGCTGTTCTCGGTCTTGGAAATATAGGAGCTTTAGCTTCTAAACCTGTTATGGAAGGAAAATCACTTTTATTTAAAATATTTTCTGGAATTGATGTATTTGACATAGAAATTGATGAATCTGATCCAGAAAAATTCATAGATGTGGTAAAAGCTATAGCTCCAACTTTTGGAGGAATCAATTTAGAAGATATAAAAGCTCCAGAAGCATTTGAAATTGAAAGAAGGTTAAAATCTGAACTAAATATTCCAGTTATGCATGACGATCAACATGGAACGGCTATTATTTCAGGAGCTGCATTACTTAATGCGATCACTTATGTTGGAAAAAATATTCAAGACATAAAAATGGTGGTTAGTGGAGCAGGGGCTGCAGCTATTTCTTGTACAAGGACTTATAAACAACTTGGAGTAGGACCTGAAAATATTCTTATGTTTGATAGCAAGGGATTGTTACATGTTTCACGAACAGACTTGAATCAAGAAAAAAAAGAATTTGCTGTAAACACTTCTTGGATTCAAAATTTAGAAGAAGCTATTAAAAACGCTGATGTTTTTATAGGTTTATCCATAGGGGGAATATTAACTCCAAAAATGTTAAAAAGTATGGCTAAAGATCCGATTGTGTTTGCTATGGCAAATCCTGATCCTGAAATTGATTATAACTTAGCCGTAAAAATCCGTCCAGACGTTATTGTAGCTACTGGAAGAAGTGATTATCCAAATCAGGTGAATAATGTACTAGGATTTCCTTATATTTTTAGAGGAGCTTTGGATGTACAAGCTTGTATGATCAATGATGAAATGAAGTTAGCAGCTGTTCATGCTATTGCTTCCTTGGCAAAGGAACCTGTTCCAGAACAAGTAAATATTGTTTATAATAAAAAAAATATTTTTTTTGGAAAAGAATATATTATTCCTAAACCTTTTGACAATCGTCTGATTACTCGTGTAGCGCCAGCTGTAGCTAAAGCAGCTATGGATTCTGGAGTTGCGAGGAATCCTATTTTAGATTGGAAAATCTATAAAGAAAAATTGCTCGACAGAATGGGATACGAAAGTAAAATGCTTAGAATGATTCAAAATAGAGCACGTACAAATCCGAAAAAGGTAGTTTTTTGCAATGGAGAAGAATATGACGTTCTGAAATCCGTTCAGATTTTAAGTGAAGAAGGGATAGTTTCTATTCCCATTGTTTTAGGAAATGAAGATCGTATAAAACGTTTAATACATGAAAATAATTTGGATGTAGAATTAATTATTATAGATCCTGAAAAGGAAGAAAATAGAGAGAAATTAGAATTCTACGCGAACATTCTTTGGAAAAGAAGAAATAGAAAAGGATTAACTCTATACGATGCAAAAATTCGCATGCGAACCAATGACCATTTTGGAGCCATGATGGTTGATCAAGGAGAAGCCGATGCAGTGATTACAGGATATTCCAGGAGTTTTTCATTAAGTTTACGACCTATGTTAGAAGTTATTGGTAGAGCTGATTCGGTTCATAAAACAGCAGGAATGATGATTTTGTTAACGAAACGTGGTCCTTTATTTTTAGCAGATACTGCTGTCATTCCAAATCCAACTAGTGAAGAACTAGCTAGAATTGCTCTAATGGCGGCTCATGTTGTTAAAGGTTTTGATATAGAGCCCCATATAGCCATGTTATCCTTTCAAAATTTTTCATCAAATTCTAAAACTTCTTCTAAAGTATCCCAAACTGTTGCTTTTTTACATAAAAAATATCCATATCTAATAGTAGATGGGGAGTTACAACCTGATTTCGCTTTGAACGAATTTTTATTAGCCAGTAAATTTCCTTTTTCAAAACTTGTTAAAAAAAGAGCAAATATTTTTATTTTTCCAAATCTAGAATCAGGAAATCTAACTTATAAATTTATTAGAGGATTAGGGGATATTCAAACCATTGGTCCTGTGATGCTAGGAATGCGAAAACCAGCACACGTTATGCAAATGCAATCAAACATAGAAGAAATAGTGAATCTAGCCACTTTATCCGTAATAGATGCACAAATTAGAAAAAATTAA
- a CDS encoding glucosaminidase domain-containing protein: MKEFFYFFFFFSMTFILLYSKGEKKEEIEIQNVIKYVKKYALFAVEEMEMSGIPASIKLGQGILESSVGNSSLAKATNNHFGIKCGKTWRGDVYYHDDDLPKECFRKYNSVRESFNDHSKFLKNNVIL; this comes from the coding sequence ATGAAAGAATTTTTTTATTTTTTCTTCTTCTTTTCCATGACTTTTATATTGTTATATTCAAAAGGAGAGAAAAAAGAGGAAATAGAAATACAAAATGTTATTAAATATGTTAAAAAATATGCTTTATTTGCTGTTGAGGAAATGGAGATGTCTGGAATACCAGCTAGCATTAAATTAGGACAGGGAATTTTAGAGTCATCTGTTGGAAATAGTTCTTTAGCTAAAGCAACCAATAATCATTTTGGAATAAAATGTGGAAAAACTTGGCGGGGAGATGTTTATTATCACGATGATGATCTCCCAAAGGAATGTTTTCGTAAATATAATTCTGTCCGAGAATCTTTTAATGATCATTCCAAATTTTTGAAAAACAACGTTATTCTGTAA